AactttctctcactcacacacacaggaacacacacgcAACACGCTGTACAAAATGTGGATCACTGTCACTAACAATAGCCCTTGGGTGGTTCGTCAGACTATTATTGTAGGTGTTTCTATGCTAATTATGTGTGACTGAGAGCATGTCAAAAGCAGTTACTGGAAATAATGTGGGGAGCTGGAAATTGTGAGGTGGAATTACTTTgcttgcaataaaaaaaaaaaaaaagtacagtgtTGAGTTTCAACAGTGGCTTTGTCTGACCACTGCTAAACAAATGGGTACAACCTATGATCTAAAACGCTGTGCCAAAGCCACTGGATCAATTTTATTACTTCATTGTTGCAAAACAAGATAAggaacacatcatcatcattagtatcatcatcatcatcatcagagagaggggggtgaggggggggtgTCAGCATCATGACCTCCACCTCTGGCTGTGCGCTTTAAAGAGACCTCGTTGGCTGACAGCAGTATACGTCAGCACCTCTCACCCACTCCActataaccccccccccaagcCTCTGGTGGTCACACAGACGCAAGTGTAAAAGTAGCAGCTCCAACTGTTGCCCGGACTAACCCATTCAGCATCCACGTCCCACACAGTCTGACACACGGAGGAGTGAGACTGTTCACCGAGCAAGAAGCTGGAAGTGAGAGGAGAGGTGGAACATTTACGCACAGCCTTTTTTAGTccggatttttttttcttttttttttttggtgcgtCTTTAAAGTCCACATTGGATAGTTTTAGACGTTTTTCTGAACCACTTTCCTCTTGGATTTTGCTTTTGTAATTATTTCAGCACCTAAACTGCATCTCCGACAATGTTTTCCTCGCACCTGCTCCTGTTGCTGTTAAACTGTATCCTGGGTGTTGCATCGGTCAGGAGCATGAAAAGGGGCTCTGGGAGCGCACAGGACAGTAGCTTCTTCCAGTCGTCGTCGGACCCCTTCTCAGATGACCTGGACCAGGACATGGTCTCCCAGCACATGTCCAAACTGTACGAGAAATACAACCAGGAAAACCGCCTTAgagagggaaacactgtccggaGTTATAGAGCCAGCCAAGGTGTGTGAACACATTGATCAACCTGTCTGCAATATTGCTAGAAATCGCCTCCTGCAAAGAAGCTCAGGTGCATTAATTTAGATTTAGTTTTTGGAACTAAAACGACAAAAAAAATCTAGCATTATGTGCCATTAGTGCAGCAGGACATGGATCAGGACACGCAAAGAACAAAAAGTCAGTAGAAGTCAGAAAGCTCACCTGATCCTCTCCATGGATAGTTATTAAAAGTGCAAGAGCTCAGTTGGGCTGCATGGCTCTGCCAGACTCTCTAAATAGGTAGGATTGTTTTGGAACAGTCTGAGAatgcatttaaatgattttgGGACGCTGTGGGCACATTGTGTTTGTGGCAGCAGCTGTGCCCCTTCTGCGCGGTGTCTGATCAATTACCGCAGCCAGACGCGCAATAAGCGCAAGAATGCCTGCGATTCCCTGCGAGCCGAGCAAAGCCCAACttcaatatatttaaaaccGCAGCCGCAGTTACGCGCTGCAAATGGTCATTGTCGTGGCTTCTGTGTTCCTGTTGTGGCTACAAGACATGTGTGACTCCACATCCTGGAGTCAAGGGGCTTAAAGCACAGTCGTTCCTCTCCGtctgaggctgtttttataaaCACAACTCATAGACATTTATATCCCACATAGTTCTCAGATGGCATATCATAACACGtgtgtatttttactgcagAGTCTGAGTGTAATTCAAGGAGAGATGTAAGCGAGTTTTCACAACAATGTAAGATCTGTTAAAACAGTTGATTATGTCTTGGTGTCTGGGCAGACAGTGCTGGCTGTATTAGGCTTAAGGGGAAGCTTTAAGAGAAACTGAGGTAAGCATTTCCATATGCAGGCTGAATCCGAGGTAATGTATATCTCTTGAGTCAGTCCATACTTCCGCTGAACTCTTATACAATGAACAATAACTCTGCTGTTGAAGTTAATGTTCATCATGAATATGTAGCTCTCTGCTCGCCCCCTCCACCCCTGCCAGCCAGATCCCCAGAGTCTGCTTCCTCTTAAGGGCACCTTCTGAAATCCTACCAAGGCATGCAGCCATGTACCAGCCACACGGCTCAGTCATGTAACACAGCCTCTAACAAGGAAAGGTGTTTCATTGTACCAATTTGGATTTTAACCACAAGAAAAGTGCTTTTGGTGTAATTTGGCACCTATTTCCaaatcctttttcttttcatatggcactttattatgatttttttttcattccttttcatgaaaacagttttttaaccCAAATTAATGACAAATAGAGTAAAAGTTCAAAAGTCTGAGTTCAATTGAGGTTTCACCAGTCAGCAGTGCTTACATTGGAAAATGCTTTCATCATCTAATGATGCCAAACATTTTTGCCCGTCAGTATGGACCTGtcaaaaaacaaccaaagaaCTGTGgagcatataaaacaaatattggcTAATTTGTccatttaaaaaagaacataGAAACACCTGTGAACTACGAAACAGCACAACTGTTTccattcaacacattttttatgtcAAAGAGTTTTGGCAAATCTTATAGAagaaattttgtttttgaaaacatcactttttgGATGAAGAATGGGtgtcattgttgtgttgttcacctgactgactgacttgattgattgattgtcatTGCAGACTCCTCCGACCACAGGCTGGTGTACCAACTAAACCTTACAACCCTGCAGGACTCAGAGGTCATCCTCTCTGCCACATTCCACTTCCTGCTAGATCGGCGCCCTCATCAAAAACCCTGGTTCTGTAAACGCTTCAAGAGCCCGTTCTGTCGTTCCTCACCCATCCACCCTTCTCCGTCCATCAGCCTGCTTCTTCGCTCTGTCTCCTCGGGGTCAGGGGTCAGCTCTGGGTCAATGGGGTCATTCCTGGGCAATGTGACCTTCCACCCCCACAGGAGAGGGGTGTGGCAGATGAAAGATGTGACCCAGGTCATAAAGGAGGCGCGGGACAAGGGTCATCTCCTCGTGTCAGTGGAGTTGGACTTAGGGCAGCAGTACCAGAGGAAACCAGAGGAGGTGCTGTCTGCAGGCAGCCTCCCCTACCTGTTACTCTATGCTAATGACCGTGCCTTGGCAGAGCCCAACAGCGTGGCTACAAGCCTTCAGAGGTATGACCCGTTCCCCGAGGGAGGAGAGCCCTCACATTCCTCACAGTCCTCTCTACTCCTGCACAGACCTAATTCCTCACCAGAGTTGAAAGGACGCGTGAGAAGGGATTCAGCTCTCCCTTCTGACCCCATTCAGAACAACGAGCTGCCCGAGGTGGACTACAGGCCTGATGGATACAGGAAGGATGACCTCTGGGAGAGCACTTGGTACCTGGCACTCAAACCAAAGCTTAAATcaggaaagaaggagaagaagagaaaaagccAGGAGGAAGAGGGAATCGAGCAAGGTAGAGGAGCAAATGATAGAGAAGAACCTGAGGTTCTCAAAGAAGCAGAAAGAACATCAGAGGGGCTCAAATCTGACGACTCAACTGTGAAAAGATTGAAAGACAGTCGCACACTGGCAGTGGACGGACGAAGGCATGAGCGGAGACATGAGGGGAGGGATGGTAAAAAGCATAAGGGCAGCGGTACTCCTCAGTCGCCTGTTCTGAGCTTTGATGAACAAACAATGCGTAAGGCCCGAAGGAGGCAGTGGGGAGACAcccagcagagaggctgctccaGGAGGAACCTCAGAGTGGATTTTGCAGACATTGGCTGGAGCGAGTGGGTCATAGCACCCAAGGCCTTTGATGCCTACTACTGCGCTGGCACATGTGGATTTCCCATGCCTAAGGTAATAGCACAAGCATCTAAGTCACTCTACATTATCTCATTTGTCTCCAAAATGGCATATTTCTTAGAACAATGTTAACTTTCTATTTTCCCATCTACCTCTACCTCTACTGATACTTTCTCCTAGGTGTCGAGGCCCTCTAACCATGCCACCATCCAGAGCATAGTCCGAGCCGTCGGGATCATCCCCGGGGTTCCTGAGCCCTGTTGTGTT
This genomic interval from Thunnus thynnus chromosome 14, fThuThy2.1, whole genome shotgun sequence contains the following:
- the gdf10a gene encoding growth/differentiation factor 10, with protein sequence MFSSHLLLLLLNCILGVASVRSMKRGSGSAQDSSFFQSSSDPFSDDLDQDMVSQHMSKLYEKYNQENRLREGNTVRSYRASQDSSDHRLVYQLNLTTLQDSEVILSATFHFLLDRRPHQKPWFCKRFKSPFCRSSPIHPSPSISLLLRSVSSGSGVSSGSMGSFLGNVTFHPHRRGVWQMKDVTQVIKEARDKGHLLVSVELDLGQQYQRKPEEVLSAGSLPYLLLYANDRALAEPNSVATSLQRYDPFPEGGEPSHSSQSSLLLHRPNSSPELKGRVRRDSALPSDPIQNNELPEVDYRPDGYRKDDLWESTWYLALKPKLKSGKKEKKRKSQEEEGIEQGRGANDREEPEVLKEAERTSEGLKSDDSTVKRLKDSRTLAVDGRRHERRHEGRDGKKHKGSGTPQSPVLSFDEQTMRKARRRQWGDTQQRGCSRRNLRVDFADIGWSEWVIAPKAFDAYYCAGTCGFPMPKVSRPSNHATIQSIVRAVGIIPGVPEPCCVPERMSPLAVLYQDESRNPVLKIYPNMSVQSCSCR